One part of the Anopheles merus strain MAF chromosome 3L, AmerM5.1, whole genome shotgun sequence genome encodes these proteins:
- the LOC121599866 gene encoding uncharacterized protein LOC121599866, giving the protein MPGPKKAKFSAAATAAAAAVAANYYDNAYLSFEKSLRGAFGAGVDGMAGGPGSLLDGGSGAGSPLDPYGGAAGGHHHHLLSPINYTLTAEAINRRIRSTLGLGDEPDPMERALALNNGSKQGTPDECCPGMASPDWMMRRAAGSNAGGPALADTRVYAHSPLPPGTPGALYEEHGKFATFSPTDATNANVTTLHDDNNNVDKKTFQE; this is encoded by the coding sequence ATGCCGGGGCCGAAAAAGGCGAAATTCTCGGCCGCCGCAACAGCGGCCGCAGCGGCCGTCGCTGCCAACTACTACGACAATGCATATCTTTCGTTCGAGAAGAGCCTCCGGGGTGCGTTCGGGGCTGGTGTCGATGGGATGGCCGGCGGGCCGGGCTCCCTGCTCGATGGTGGCAGTGGAGCAGGTTCACCGCTCGACCCGTACGGTGGTGCGGCCGGtggccaccaccatcatctgcTGAGCCCGATTAACTACACGCTCACGGCGGAAGCGATCAACCGGCGCATCCGCAGCACGCTCGGGCTTGGGGACGAGCCGGATCCGATGGAGCGGGCGCTGGCACTGAACAACGGCAGCAAGCAGGGCACGCCGGACGAGTGCTGCCCGGGCATGGCCAGCCCGGACTGGATGATGCGTCGGGCGGCGGGTTCCAATGCCGGCGGACCGGCGCTGGCCGATACGCGTGTGTACGCCCACAGCCCACTGCCACCGGGCACACCGGGGGCGCTGTACGAGGAGCACGGCAAGTTTGCCACGTTTTCACCGACCGATGCAACGAACGCGAACGTCACCACGCTGCACGACGATAACAACAATGTGGACAAAAAGACGTTCCAGGAGTAG